A window from Nocardioides mesophilus encodes these proteins:
- a CDS encoding cytochrome b N-terminal domain-containing protein: MGGVSWWHVSSVGHFVNSTHLWSVELFFAFMVIHLWGKFWMAAWRGKRALTWITGVLAFVTSIGTAFTGYLSQSNFDSQWISGEAKDGLNSVGIGAFFNVLNPGQMLLWHVVLLPVGVGAVTVVHIVLVRRHGVVPPIDAEERAS, encoded by the coding sequence ATGGGTGGGGTGTCCTGGTGGCACGTCAGCTCGGTCGGTCACTTCGTCAACTCGACGCACCTGTGGAGCGTCGAGCTGTTCTTCGCCTTCATGGTGATCCACCTGTGGGGCAAGTTCTGGATGGCTGCCTGGCGCGGGAAGCGGGCCCTCACCTGGATCACCGGCGTGCTCGCCTTCGTGACCTCCATCGGCACGGCGTTCACCGGCTACCTCTCCCAGTCGAACTTCGACTCCCAGTGGATCAGCGGCGAGGCCAAGGACGGCCTGAACTCCGTCGGCATCGGAGCCTTCTTCAACGTGCTCAACCCGGGCCAGATGCTGCTGTGGCACGTCGTGCTGCTGCCGGTCGGGGTCGGGGCCGTCACCGTGGTGCACATCGTGCTCGTACGCCGTCACGGCGTCGTGCCGCCGATCGACGCCGAGGAGCGTGCGTCATGA
- a CDS encoding MFS transporter — MTETQAAAGDELPRACQGTGEPFVRPGTAAARWLLAAAVLGSGMAMLDGTVVNVALRSIGDDLDATVSQLQWVVNAYLLTLASLILVAGALGDRYGRRRVFVIGIAWFGVASLLCALARSPEQLIAARLVQGVGAALLTPGSLAIIQGSFPPADRGTMIGRWAGLGGIAAAIGPPLGGWVVEVATWRWVFWFNVPIAVLVVLISRRHVPESRDTESTGGRDVLGSVLAVAGLGGVTYALIESGTAAAVPLAVLGGLALVGFLLTEARTAHPVMPLHLFRSRVFSIANAMTVLVYGALGAVSFFLVLQLQVSAGYTPLEAGFATLPTTLVMLLLSSRSGALSARIGPRTQMTVGPLGCAAGVFWLREVGPGADYVSDVLPGLLLYSLGLVALVAPLTTSVMAAAPDRYAGVASGINNAVARTGSLLAVAALPPLVGLTGADYEQPAVFTEGYLTAMTLCAALMALGGVISFVGLAGTRDVAAARR, encoded by the coding sequence ATGACCGAGACGCAGGCCGCCGCAGGGGACGAGCTCCCCCGGGCCTGCCAGGGCACCGGTGAGCCGTTCGTCCGGCCCGGCACCGCCGCCGCCCGGTGGCTGCTGGCCGCCGCGGTGCTCGGCTCCGGGATGGCGATGCTCGACGGCACCGTGGTCAACGTCGCGCTGCGCAGCATCGGCGACGACCTGGACGCGACCGTCTCTCAGCTGCAGTGGGTGGTCAACGCCTACCTGCTCACGCTGGCCTCGCTGATCCTGGTCGCCGGGGCGCTCGGGGACCGGTACGGCCGGCGCCGGGTGTTCGTGATCGGGATCGCCTGGTTCGGGGTCGCGTCGCTGCTGTGCGCGCTGGCCCGGTCCCCCGAGCAGCTGATCGCGGCCCGGCTGGTGCAGGGCGTCGGCGCGGCCCTGCTCACCCCGGGCAGCCTGGCGATCATCCAGGGGTCGTTTCCCCCGGCCGACCGCGGCACGATGATCGGTCGCTGGGCCGGCCTCGGGGGCATCGCGGCGGCGATCGGTCCGCCGCTCGGCGGCTGGGTGGTGGAGGTCGCCACCTGGCGGTGGGTCTTCTGGTTCAACGTGCCGATCGCGGTGCTGGTGGTGCTGATCTCGCGGCGGCACGTCCCGGAGAGCCGCGACACCGAGTCGACGGGCGGCCGCGACGTGCTCGGGTCGGTGCTGGCGGTGGCCGGTCTGGGCGGCGTCACCTACGCGCTGATCGAGAGCGGTACGGCGGCCGCCGTACCTCTGGCGGTCCTCGGCGGCCTCGCGCTGGTCGGCTTCCTGCTCACCGAGGCTCGCACCGCGCACCCGGTGATGCCGCTGCACCTGTTCCGTTCCCGGGTGTTCAGCATCGCCAACGCGATGACGGTGCTGGTCTACGGAGCGCTCGGCGCGGTCTCGTTCTTCCTGGTGCTGCAGCTGCAGGTCAGCGCCGGTTACACCCCGCTCGAGGCGGGCTTCGCGACGCTGCCGACCACGCTGGTGATGCTGCTGCTCTCCTCCCGCTCGGGGGCGCTGTCGGCGCGGATCGGGCCGCGGACCCAGATGACGGTGGGGCCGCTCGGCTGCGCGGCCGGCGTGTTCTGGCTGCGCGAGGTCGGTCCGGGGGCGGACTACGTGAGCGACGTGCTGCCCGGGCTGCTGCTCTACTCGCTGGGCCTGGTGGCGCTGGTCGCGCCGCTGACCACCAGCGTGATGGCCGCCGCCCCGGACCGGTACGCCGGCGTCGCCAGCGGCATCAACAACGCGGTGGCCCGCACCGGGTCGCTGCTGGCGGTGGCCGCGCTGCCGCCGCTTGTGGGTCTGACCGGTGCCGACTACGAGCAGCCGGCGGTCTTCACCGAGGGCTACCTCACCGCGATGACGCTGTGCGCGGCGCTGATGGCGCTCGGCGGCGTGATCAGCTTCGTCGGTCTCGCCGGAACGCGCGACGTCGCCGCGGCGCGCCGCTGA
- a CDS encoding GNAT family N-acetyltransferase — MFRDATLEDLAALRDLERESNLAALGHVFPADRFPFPDDAVLARWSLVLDEPGCEVLVLDDPEPSRSRSRLIAYAAYDDSWLRHLAVRPDHWGEGLASSAIDTALHAMDLRGSTSASLWCLEENRRARRLYEYLGWRPTEDRQPAPWPPHPTEMRYERLIVASTR; from the coding sequence GTGTTCCGAGACGCCACCCTCGAGGACCTGGCCGCCCTGCGTGACCTCGAGCGCGAGTCGAACCTCGCCGCGCTGGGCCACGTCTTCCCCGCGGACCGGTTCCCCTTCCCCGACGACGCGGTGCTGGCCCGCTGGTCGCTCGTCCTCGACGAGCCCGGCTGCGAGGTGCTGGTGCTCGACGACCCGGAGCCGTCCCGGTCCCGCTCCCGGCTGATCGCCTACGCGGCGTACGACGACTCCTGGCTGCGGCACCTCGCGGTCCGCCCCGACCACTGGGGCGAGGGCCTGGCCTCGTCGGCCATCGACACCGCGCTGCACGCCATGGACCTGCGCGGCAGCACCAGCGCGTCGCTGTGGTGCCTGGAGGAGAACCGGCGGGCGCGGCGGCTCTACGAGTACCTCGGCTGGCGGCCGACCGAGGACCGGCAGCCCGCGCCGTGGCCGCCGCACCCGACCGAGATGCGCTACGAACGGCTGATCGTGGCGTCGACGCGATGA
- a CDS encoding ATP-binding cassette domain-containing protein, whose amino-acid sequence MSTASTRDPAEPAPVLSARGLRKRYGQVTAIDGADFDLYPGEVLAVVGDNGAGKSSLIKALTGALVPDAGTVALDGRSVSFTSPADAREAGIETVYQTLALAPAMDIASNLFLGREIRRDGLLGRLRMLDRRAMREEAARQLDALGIATVQDITQLVETLSGGQRQAVAVARAAMFGSKVVIMDEPTAALGVRETRHVLDLIKRISARGLPVVLISHDMPAVFEVADRIHVHRLGRRAGTVRPGEVSMSDVVAFITGAEDVPD is encoded by the coding sequence ATGAGCACCGCGTCCACGCGAGACCCGGCGGAGCCGGCACCGGTGCTGTCGGCGAGGGGCCTGCGCAAGCGCTACGGGCAGGTCACCGCGATCGACGGGGCCGACTTCGACCTCTACCCGGGCGAGGTGCTCGCCGTCGTCGGCGACAACGGGGCCGGCAAGTCCAGCCTCATCAAGGCGCTGACCGGCGCTCTCGTGCCGGATGCCGGAACGGTGGCGCTCGACGGGCGGTCGGTCTCCTTCACGTCGCCCGCCGACGCTCGCGAGGCGGGGATCGAGACGGTCTACCAGACCCTGGCGCTCGCGCCGGCCATGGACATCGCCTCGAACCTGTTCCTCGGCCGGGAGATCCGCCGTGACGGCCTCCTCGGCAGACTGCGCATGCTGGACCGCCGGGCGATGCGGGAGGAGGCGGCGCGCCAGCTGGACGCGCTGGGCATCGCGACGGTCCAGGACATCACGCAGCTCGTCGAGACCCTGTCCGGTGGCCAGCGGCAGGCCGTCGCCGTCGCCCGCGCTGCCATGTTCGGCAGCAAGGTCGTCATCATGGACGAGCCGACCGCTGCGCTGGGGGTGCGCGAGACCAGGCACGTGCTCGACCTGATCAAGCGCATCAGTGCACGTGGCCTGCCGGTCGTCCTCATCAGCCACGACATGCCGGCGGTCTTCGAGGTCGCCGACCGCATCCACGTGCACCGCCTCGGACGGCGTGCCGGGACGGTCCGGCCCGGAGAGGTGTCCATGTCCGACGTGGTCGCGTTCATCACCGGCGCCGAGGACGTGCCCGACTGA
- a CDS encoding galactose oxidase-like domain-containing protein, producing MTFAVGLTAVTGTGATAVISAPSVPATVTTHALHSDAEHAKQDLVGKSITSIERQTRAAAARIKQATGAVPGGRAGTQKLPNSALSVAAAADPGVGGAWSAVIPTDVVPIFQAVLPNGKVLMWDSVGDGAAESYTSHTFTRALVWDPMTNTSVRRDVQGYNIFCAGFTQLADGRVLVAGGNKDSSLNGIVQTHIFDWRTETWIRGPDMAAGRWYPSVAALGNDEAVIVGGGPSVPEVYQTDGSLRLLTNATGYGDRSYPFLAPRPDGKVELIGPHTSMNTIDASGVGAITAVRDRDGLERDYGSFATYDIGKVLVSGGGNLSEDGQSNVPTKTAVVVDLTSGTSVSPTASMSVGRRQHNLTVLADGSVLATGGQSRSVDGSVDLDYPVFAAERWNPATGTWSVLASASRVREYHSSAALLPDGRVLTGGGGVCGTCMTKGYLEKNIEYFEPPYLFRSDGSGQRAARPVINSAPATAGYGRNVAIASAQASTIAKVGLVRLGAPTHSEDQGQRYVPLSFSAVGTTITAAAPATSNIAPAGYYMLFITDAAGVPSVAKIIKLEHGATTPPPRAGTPIVGIRGRCIGIRGKAAVDRADLWMETCDGRRGQKWLYSTSDKSLRSVDRCMEVAGDALQAGSRVRLNSCRGASAQRWVPRAADRTIRSVTGLCLQPKARSTALHATLKIATCRKGSVAQKWTW from the coding sequence GTGACCTTCGCAGTGGGACTCACGGCGGTGACCGGGACAGGCGCCACGGCCGTGATCTCAGCGCCGTCCGTGCCTGCCACCGTCACCACGCACGCCCTCCACAGCGACGCCGAACACGCGAAGCAAGATCTGGTGGGCAAGTCGATCACCAGCATCGAGAGGCAGACCCGCGCAGCCGCGGCCAGGATCAAGCAGGCGACCGGAGCGGTCCCGGGCGGCAGGGCGGGTACCCAGAAGCTGCCCAACAGCGCTCTCTCCGTCGCCGCGGCTGCCGACCCCGGGGTGGGCGGCGCGTGGAGTGCGGTCATTCCCACAGATGTCGTGCCGATCTTCCAGGCGGTGCTGCCCAACGGAAAGGTCCTGATGTGGGACTCGGTCGGCGACGGCGCCGCTGAGTCCTACACCAGTCACACCTTCACGCGCGCGCTCGTCTGGGATCCCATGACGAACACGTCGGTACGCCGGGACGTGCAGGGATACAACATCTTTTGCGCCGGCTTCACCCAGCTCGCCGACGGCCGCGTCCTGGTGGCTGGCGGCAACAAGGACTCGAGCCTCAACGGGATCGTGCAGACCCACATCTTCGACTGGCGTACCGAGACCTGGATCCGGGGTCCCGACATGGCAGCTGGCCGCTGGTATCCCTCCGTCGCCGCGCTCGGCAATGACGAGGCGGTGATCGTCGGCGGTGGGCCCTCGGTACCCGAGGTGTACCAGACCGACGGCAGCTTGCGTCTGCTCACGAACGCCACCGGCTACGGCGATCGAAGCTACCCGTTCCTGGCTCCGCGTCCGGACGGCAAGGTCGAGCTCATCGGTCCGCACACATCAATGAACACGATCGACGCGAGCGGCGTGGGAGCGATCACCGCCGTTCGGGACCGGGACGGTCTCGAGCGCGACTACGGCAGCTTCGCCACGTACGACATCGGCAAGGTGCTGGTGTCCGGCGGCGGGAACCTCAGCGAGGACGGCCAGAGCAACGTCCCGACGAAGACCGCCGTCGTGGTTGACCTCACCAGTGGCACCAGCGTGAGCCCGACGGCCTCGATGTCGGTCGGGCGTCGCCAGCACAATCTCACCGTCCTGGCCGACGGTAGCGTCCTCGCTACCGGTGGGCAGAGCCGTTCCGTGGATGGGTCGGTCGATCTCGACTACCCGGTCTTCGCTGCGGAGCGATGGAATCCCGCCACTGGCACCTGGAGCGTGCTGGCGAGCGCGAGCCGGGTCCGGGAGTACCACTCCAGCGCCGCGCTGCTGCCGGACGGCCGAGTGCTGACGGGAGGCGGTGGCGTCTGCGGCACGTGCATGACCAAGGGCTACCTCGAGAAGAACATCGAGTACTTCGAGCCGCCGTACCTGTTCCGCAGCGACGGCAGTGGGCAGCGCGCGGCTCGCCCGGTGATCAACTCCGCGCCAGCAACCGCGGGATACGGAAGGAACGTCGCCATCGCGTCCGCACAAGCGAGCACGATCGCCAAGGTCGGTCTGGTTCGACTCGGGGCACCGACACACAGCGAGGATCAAGGACAACGCTACGTGCCCCTGTCATTCAGCGCTGTCGGCACGACCATCACCGCGGCGGCGCCGGCCACGTCCAACATCGCACCCGCCGGGTACTACATGCTCTTCATCACAGATGCGGCCGGTGTCCCGTCGGTGGCCAAGATCATCAAGCTTGAGCATGGAGCCACCACCCCACCGCCCAGGGCTGGGACCCCGATCGTCGGAATCAGAGGACGCTGCATCGGCATCCGCGGAAAGGCGGCCGTGGACCGCGCCGACCTGTGGATGGAGACCTGCGACGGACGAAGGGGCCAGAAATGGCTCTACTCGACCAGCGACAAGTCCTTGCGCTCGGTCGACAGATGCATGGAAGTCGCCGGTGATGCACTCCAGGCGGGCTCGCGGGTGCGGTTGAACTCCTGTCGAGGCGCTTCCGCACAGAGATGGGTCCCCCGGGCGGCGGACAGGACCATCCGCTCCGTCACTGGCCTCTGCCTCCAACCGAAGGCGCGTTCGACCGCCCTTCACGCGACGTTGAAGATCGCCACCTGCAGGAAGGGATCAGTCGCTCAGAAATGGACCTGGTGA
- a CDS encoding substrate-binding domain-containing protein, which yields MRDNRPFHTRAVAALAVTLTALAAAGCSTERAASSESPSDDGEVKIGLVTKTETNPYFVKLRESAQAAADKSGADLIALAGKFDGDNAGQVTAIENLVQQGVDGILITPSNAKAILDAIQEAKDAGVVVIALDTETEPRDAVAATFATDNEEAGRTLGKYIDARLGDRDPKVLMADLDPSSSVGLQRHNGFLDGMGLTDDSDAILGTALTQGDQGKAQAAMENLLQRVGKKVNVVYNINEPAARGSYLALKARGLADDVLIGAIDGSCSGVQDVADGKFAATVMQFPQKMAEQGVAAVVKYAETGEKPSGFVDTGDMLITDKPVDGLESKDSTWGAENCWG from the coding sequence ATGCGTGACAACCGACCGTTCCACACCCGCGCCGTCGCCGCCCTGGCCGTGACCCTGACCGCGCTCGCCGCAGCCGGGTGCAGCACCGAGCGCGCCGCGTCGTCAGAGTCCCCGAGCGACGACGGCGAGGTGAAGATCGGCCTGGTCACCAAGACCGAGACCAACCCGTACTTCGTCAAGCTCCGGGAATCGGCCCAGGCCGCCGCCGACAAGAGCGGAGCCGACCTCATCGCGCTGGCCGGAAAGTTCGACGGGGACAACGCCGGCCAGGTCACCGCCATCGAGAACCTCGTACAGCAAGGGGTGGACGGGATCCTGATCACTCCGAGCAACGCGAAGGCGATCCTCGACGCCATCCAGGAAGCCAAGGACGCCGGAGTCGTCGTGATCGCGCTGGACACGGAGACCGAGCCTCGTGACGCGGTCGCAGCGACCTTCGCCACCGACAACGAGGAAGCCGGCCGGACGCTGGGCAAGTACATCGACGCCCGGCTCGGCGACCGTGACCCGAAGGTGCTGATGGCCGACCTGGACCCGAGCTCCAGCGTCGGGCTGCAGCGGCACAACGGCTTTCTGGACGGCATGGGGCTCACCGACGACAGCGACGCCATCCTGGGCACGGCGCTCACCCAGGGCGATCAGGGCAAGGCCCAGGCCGCCATGGAGAACCTGCTGCAGCGAGTCGGCAAGAAGGTCAACGTGGTCTACAACATCAACGAGCCGGCAGCGCGGGGGTCCTACCTCGCTCTGAAGGCGCGCGGGCTCGCCGACGACGTCCTGATCGGCGCGATCGACGGCAGCTGCTCGGGCGTGCAGGACGTCGCTGACGGCAAGTTCGCCGCCACCGTCATGCAGTTCCCCCAGAAGATGGCCGAGCAGGGCGTCGCCGCTGTCGTGAAGTACGCCGAGACCGGCGAGAAGCCGTCGGGCTTCGTCGACACCGGCGACATGCTCATCACTGACAAGCCGGTGGACGGGCTGGAGTCCAAGGACTCCACCTGGGGCGCCGAGAACTGCTGGGGATGA
- a CDS encoding ABC transporter permease, with protein sequence MTGTQTSSPQLPPAERESGTKRALDAMERRFSQTPALGPTAALLLAIVVFSVGSDTFLNIDNFSFIVQQSVVIATLALGQTIIILTGGIDLANALIAVLGTLVMTRTTLDGVPVVAALALGVLVCALTASVSGLLVAKLRLPSFIVTLGMLTVVTAVANLYSSGTTWPAPDGLLTLMGMKLYLFGRVQFTIGMLFAAALFVLVWVTLTRTAWGRHVYAIGNDAEAARLNGINVKRMLLSVYALAGCIYAMAAWLSLGRTPSADPNAYQLGNLESITAVVIGGTSLFGGRGGVVGTVVGALIVSVLRSGLTQMGIDSNYQNLATGILVIVAVAFDQFTRRRSA encoded by the coding sequence GTGACAGGCACGCAGACCTCGTCACCGCAGCTGCCTCCGGCCGAGCGCGAATCGGGAACGAAACGGGCGCTCGACGCGATGGAGCGGCGCTTCTCGCAGACCCCGGCGCTCGGCCCGACGGCCGCGCTGCTCCTCGCGATCGTCGTGTTCTCGGTGGGCAGCGACACGTTCCTGAACATCGACAACTTCTCGTTCATCGTCCAACAGTCCGTGGTGATCGCCACGCTGGCTCTCGGGCAGACGATCATCATCCTGACCGGCGGGATCGACCTCGCGAACGCACTGATCGCGGTCCTGGGCACCCTGGTGATGACCCGGACCACCCTCGACGGCGTTCCTGTGGTCGCCGCCCTGGCGCTGGGGGTGCTGGTCTGCGCGCTCACGGCATCCGTCTCGGGGCTGCTCGTCGCCAAGCTCCGCCTGCCCTCGTTCATCGTGACGCTCGGGATGCTGACGGTGGTCACCGCGGTGGCCAACCTGTACAGCAGCGGCACGACGTGGCCGGCGCCCGACGGCTTGCTCACCCTGATGGGGATGAAGCTGTACCTGTTCGGACGTGTCCAGTTCACGATCGGCATGCTCTTCGCCGCCGCCCTGTTCGTCCTCGTGTGGGTGACGCTGACCAGGACGGCCTGGGGTCGACACGTCTACGCGATCGGCAACGACGCCGAGGCTGCGCGCCTCAACGGCATCAACGTGAAGCGGATGCTGCTCAGCGTGTACGCCCTCGCCGGGTGCATCTACGCCATGGCCGCCTGGCTGTCCCTGGGCCGGACCCCGAGCGCAGACCCCAACGCCTATCAGCTCGGCAACCTCGAGAGCATCACCGCGGTCGTGATCGGCGGCACCAGCCTCTTCGGCGGTCGAGGCGGCGTGGTCGGGACCGTGGTGGGTGCGCTCATCGTGTCGGTGCTGCGCAGCGGACTCACGCAGATGGGGATCGACTCCAACTACCAGAACCTGGCCACCGGGATCCTCGTCATCGTCGCGGTCGCCTTCGACCAGTTCACCCGACGGAGGTCAGCATGA
- a CDS encoding acetoacetate decarboxylase family protein, which yields MSFPSPPWRMRAEMWLSLFRVPAAGRADRPAGLYGAAFADYRAGSPLTYRELLVARLLEPRRRRLRITDIWVDSPASRDGGRSLWAIPKELGDLSLAERRTGPVVRTALALSVEGRPVASARFRALPGAALLPVPYAAWASQLRPGAPAGSERAAAEVLTSMRGTTRVAPARADWEVDPDGPLAFLRGQRPFLSVRLTGIRLTFGG from the coding sequence GTGTCGTTCCCCTCGCCGCCGTGGCGGATGCGCGCGGAGATGTGGCTCTCGCTGTTCCGGGTCCCCGCGGCCGGCCGGGCGGACCGACCGGCCGGCCTGTACGGCGCGGCGTTCGCCGACTACCGCGCCGGCAGCCCGCTGACCTACCGAGAGCTGCTGGTCGCCCGGCTGCTCGAGCCGCGCCGCCGCCGGCTGCGGATCACCGACATCTGGGTGGACTCCCCGGCGTCCCGCGACGGCGGCCGCTCGTTGTGGGCGATCCCCAAGGAGCTCGGCGACCTGTCGCTGGCCGAGCGGCGCACCGGCCCGGTCGTGCGGACCGCGCTGGCGCTCTCGGTCGAGGGCCGACCGGTCGCGTCGGCGCGGTTCCGCGCCCTGCCCGGTGCCGCGCTGCTGCCGGTGCCGTACGCCGCCTGGGCCTCGCAGCTGCGCCCCGGTGCCCCGGCAGGCTCCGAACGCGCGGCCGCCGAGGTGCTGACGTCGATGCGCGGGACCACCCGGGTCGCACCGGCCCGGGCCGACTGGGAGGTCGACCCCGACGGGCCGCTGGCCTTCCTGCGCGGTCAGCGGCCGTTCCTCTCGGTCCGGCTGACCGGGATCCGGCTCACCTTCGGCGGGTGA
- a CDS encoding RDD family protein, translated as MLLGYAVILGLVIWNLFIRQGRTGWSIGKQVLGIRLISEQTGQPIGAGMAFVRTLAHFLDSLACYLGWLWPLWDPKCQTFADKLLRTVVIQQKKA; from the coding sequence ATGCTCCTCGGGTACGCCGTCATCCTCGGCCTGGTGATCTGGAACCTGTTCATCCGGCAGGGTCGGACGGGCTGGAGCATCGGCAAGCAGGTACTGGGGATCCGGCTCATCAGCGAGCAGACCGGACAGCCGATCGGCGCCGGGATGGCGTTCGTGCGCACCCTCGCCCACTTCTTGGACTCGCTGGCCTGCTACCTCGGCTGGCTGTGGCCGCTGTGGGACCCGAAGTGCCAGACGTTCGCCGACAAGCTGTTGCGCACCGTCGTCATCCAGCAGAAGAAGGCCTGA
- a CDS encoding flavin-containing monooxygenase, which translates to MDQRVCIVGAGSSGIAAAQVLHARGIDFDCFEVGSEVGGNWRYDNDNGMSSAYRSLHINTSRQLMEFAAYPMPEDLPDYPSHWQIARYFDDFVDHFGFRDRIRFRTEVVKVQPPARGGQGYAVTVRGRAGGPGGVPGEPETLRYSHVIVANGHHWDPRWPEPSFAGAETFPGTQIHAHYYRTPEIFEGKRVLVLGIGNSATDIAVEASRVARRTYLAMRRGAHVIPKYVFGVPTDHLTDSVIARMPTRVQQLAMAATLRLTQGRVTDYGLPRPDHAVLHAHPTVSDDLLTRLGHGDITVLPTIDRFEGSKVFFVDGSAHEIDVVVYCTGYRVSFPFLDARVVRTADNHVDLYRRVVDPEHDGLFFLGLIQPLGAVMPLAEAQAEWVADLVGGEAALPSYDEMRRQIRLYDEALRKRYVASKRHTIQVDFHKYLAEIRAERRAGRARVSGAPRRRRAFRRDRRS; encoded by the coding sequence ATGGACCAGCGCGTCTGCATCGTCGGAGCCGGCTCGTCGGGGATCGCCGCGGCCCAGGTGCTGCACGCCCGCGGCATCGACTTCGACTGCTTCGAGGTGGGCAGCGAGGTCGGCGGCAACTGGCGCTACGACAACGACAACGGGATGTCCTCGGCGTACCGGTCGCTGCACATCAACACTTCGCGTCAGCTGATGGAGTTCGCCGCCTACCCGATGCCCGAGGACCTGCCCGACTACCCGAGCCACTGGCAGATCGCGCGGTACTTCGACGACTTCGTCGACCACTTCGGGTTTCGCGACCGGATCCGGTTCCGCACCGAGGTGGTCAAGGTGCAGCCGCCGGCACGCGGTGGCCAGGGGTACGCCGTCACCGTGCGCGGCCGCGCCGGCGGCCCCGGCGGCGTCCCGGGCGAGCCGGAGACGTTGCGCTACTCGCACGTGATCGTCGCCAACGGCCACCACTGGGACCCTCGCTGGCCGGAGCCGTCGTTCGCCGGCGCCGAGACCTTCCCCGGCACGCAGATCCACGCGCACTACTACCGCACCCCGGAGATCTTCGAGGGCAAGCGGGTGCTGGTGCTGGGCATCGGCAACTCCGCGACCGACATCGCGGTGGAGGCCTCCCGGGTGGCCCGGCGGACCTACCTGGCGATGCGCCGCGGCGCGCACGTCATCCCCAAGTACGTCTTCGGCGTGCCCACCGACCACCTCACCGACTCGGTGATCGCGCGGATGCCGACCCGGGTGCAGCAGCTGGCGATGGCCGCGACGCTGCGGCTGACCCAGGGGCGGGTCACCGACTACGGGCTGCCCCGTCCGGACCACGCGGTGCTGCACGCGCACCCGACGGTCAGCGACGACCTGCTCACCCGGCTCGGCCACGGCGACATCACGGTGCTGCCGACCATCGACCGGTTCGAGGGGTCGAAGGTGTTCTTCGTCGACGGCTCCGCCCACGAGATCGACGTGGTGGTCTACTGCACCGGCTACCGGGTCAGCTTCCCGTTCCTCGACGCGCGGGTGGTGCGCACCGCCGACAACCACGTCGACCTCTACCGCCGGGTGGTCGACCCCGAGCACGACGGCCTGTTCTTCCTCGGCCTGATCCAGCCGCTCGGCGCGGTGATGCCGCTGGCCGAGGCGCAGGCCGAGTGGGTCGCGGACCTGGTCGGCGGCGAGGCCGCGCTGCCGTCGTACGACGAGATGCGCCGGCAGATCCGCCTGTACGACGAGGCGCTCCGCAAGCGCTACGTCGCCTCCAAGCGGCACACGATCCAGGTGGACTTCCACAAGTACCTCGCCGAGATCCGCGCCGAGCGACGCGCCGGCCGGGCCCGGGTCAGCGGCGCGCCGCGGCGACGTCGCGCGTTCCGGCGAGACCGACGAAGCTGA